In one Chromatiales bacterium genomic region, the following are encoded:
- a CDS encoding anthranilate synthase component I, which produces MTHPDFDALRAAGYTHAPLARRVLADLDTPLSAYRKLAAGPFSFLFESVHGGEKWGRYSIIGLPARARIEVTGRRVRHIVDDTEVETAEIDDPLAWVDAFAKRMRVAPREHLPRFTGGLVGYFGYDVVRYIEPRLAAGTPPDTLGCPDIVLLVSDEVLVFDNLSGHLHLIVLADLDAANGIERARARLEELISRLDEPVAHAARPAAGKRLDEADFVSAFTREGYEAAVGRIKDYIVDGDVMQVVLAQRMSVPFAAPPVDLYRALRSLNPSPYMFFMDLGAFQIVGSSPEILVRLEGDIVTVRPIAGTRPRGRDNDEDLALEQELLADPKERAEHLMLIDLGRNDVGRVAEIGSVRVTEQMVIERYSHVMHIVSNVEARIGSGLDAMDTLRATFPAGTVSGAPKVRAMEIIDELEPVKRGVYAGAVGYLGWNGDMDTAIAIRTAVIRDGRLYIEAGAGIVADSVPAREWDETMNKGRAIFRAAALAVSGLRLED; this is translated from the coding sequence ATGACCCATCCTGATTTCGACGCGCTGCGTGCGGCGGGCTATACGCATGCGCCGCTGGCCAGGCGCGTGCTCGCCGATCTGGACACGCCGCTGTCGGCCTACCGCAAGCTCGCGGCCGGCCCGTTTTCCTTTTTGTTCGAATCCGTGCACGGCGGCGAGAAATGGGGCCGCTATTCGATCATCGGCCTGCCCGCACGGGCGCGCATCGAGGTGACCGGACGGCGAGTCCGGCACATCGTCGACGACACCGAGGTCGAGACCGCCGAGATCGATGATCCGCTGGCCTGGGTCGACGCCTTCGCGAAACGCATGCGGGTCGCGCCGCGCGAGCACCTGCCGCGATTCACCGGCGGGCTGGTCGGCTATTTCGGCTATGACGTCGTGCGCTACATCGAGCCGCGACTCGCGGCGGGCACGCCACCGGACACACTTGGGTGTCCGGATATCGTGTTGCTCGTCAGCGATGAGGTGCTGGTGTTCGACAACCTCAGCGGCCATCTGCACCTGATCGTGCTGGCGGACCTGGACGCGGCGAATGGAATCGAGCGCGCGCGTGCCCGGCTGGAGGAACTGATCAGCCGGCTCGATGAGCCCGTTGCGCATGCAGCCCGCCCCGCGGCCGGCAAACGACTGGACGAAGCGGATTTCGTCTCGGCGTTCACGCGCGAGGGGTACGAGGCGGCGGTCGGCCGGATCAAGGACTACATCGTCGACGGCGACGTCATGCAGGTCGTGCTTGCGCAGCGCATGTCCGTGCCGTTTGCGGCGCCGCCGGTGGATCTCTACCGCGCGCTGCGCAGCCTGAACCCGTCGCCGTACATGTTCTTCATGGACCTCGGCGCATTCCAGATCGTCGGTTCGTCGCCGGAGATCCTGGTGCGGCTCGAGGGCGATATTGTGACCGTGCGGCCGATCGCCGGCACGCGCCCGCGCGGTCGCGACAACGACGAAGATCTGGCGCTGGAGCAGGAGCTTCTTGCCGATCCGAAGGAACGCGCCGAGCATCTGATGCTCATCGACCTCGGGCGCAACGACGTCGGGCGGGTCGCGGAGATCGGCAGCGTGCGGGTGACCGAACAGATGGTCATCGAGCGCTATTCACACGTCATGCACATCGTCTCGAACGTCGAGGCCCGCATCGGCTCCGGGCTGGATGCGATGGATACGCTGCGCGCGACCTTTCCCGCCGGCACGGTCAGCGGCGCGCCAAAGGTCCGCGCCATGGAGATCATCGACGAACTCGAGCCGGTCAAGCGCGGCGTCTACGCCGGCGCGGTCGGCTATCTGGGCTGGAACGGTGACATGGACACCGCGATCGCAATCCGCACCGCCGTGATTCGCGACGGACGGCTCTATATTGAGGCCGGCGCCGGAATCGTGGCCGACTCGGTGCCGGCGCGCGAATGGGACGAGACCATGAACAAGGGTCGCGCGATCTTTCGCGCCGCGGCGCTGGCCGTTTCGGGCCTGCGGCTGGAGGACTGA
- a CDS encoding aminodeoxychorismate/anthranilate synthase component II: protein MLLVIDNYDSFTYNLVQYFGELGADVRVVRNDAVDLAAIEAMHPQRIVISPGPCTPTEAGVSLDVIREFAGRVPILGVCLGHQAIGQAFGGRVVHAREVMHGKTSPIHHAGQGVFAGLETPFDATRYHSLVVERGTLPDELEETAWTLRGDGSRDEIMGLRHRSFPIEGVQFHPESILTRHGHELLGNFLKR, encoded by the coding sequence ATGCTGCTGGTCATCGACAACTACGACTCGTTCACCTACAACCTCGTGCAGTATTTCGGCGAGCTTGGCGCCGATGTCCGGGTGGTGCGCAACGACGCCGTCGATCTCGCCGCCATCGAGGCCATGCACCCGCAGCGCATCGTGATCTCGCCCGGGCCGTGCACGCCGACCGAGGCCGGTGTCTCACTGGACGTCATCCGCGAATTCGCCGGACGCGTGCCGATCCTCGGCGTGTGTCTCGGGCACCAGGCCATCGGCCAGGCCTTCGGCGGGCGCGTGGTGCACGCGCGTGAAGTCATGCACGGCAAGACCTCGCCGATCCATCACGCGGGGCAGGGCGTTTTCGCCGGACTGGAAACGCCGTTCGATGCGACCCGCTATCACTCGCTGGTCGTCGAACGTGGCACCCTGCCGGACGAACTCGAGGAGACCGCGTGGACGCTGCGCGGCGACGGCAGCCGCGACGAAATCATGGGGCTGCGCCACCGCAGTTTCCCGATCGAGGGCGTGCAGTTTCATCCGGAGTCCATCCTGACGCGCCATGGGCACGAACTGCTGGGGAATTTTCTGAAACGATGA
- the trpD gene encoding anthranilate phosphoribosyltransferase: protein MSLPGAIARVIDRGDLAGDEMQAVMHTIMTGGATPAQIGGFLVGLRMKGETVAEIAAAARVMRELATPVVVANRAHLVDTCGTGGDGARMFNVSTAAAFVAAAGGARVAKHGNRSISSRSGSADVLEAAGVRLDLTPEQVAACIDEVGVGFMFAPAHHGAMKHAIGPRREMAVRTVFNLLGPLTNPAGAPNQVLGVFDARWLEPMAEVLRELGSRHVLVVHSDDGLDEISVGATTEVAELRGGEIRRYRIEPEAFGCTRADIAQLAVDDAQQSLARIRAVFDGEPGAAADIVALNAGAALYVAGLADDHAAGVKRARELTANGAARECLGRLVAFSGAQ from the coding sequence CTGAGCTTGCCGGGCGCCATCGCCCGGGTCATCGACCGTGGAGATCTGGCGGGCGACGAGATGCAGGCCGTCATGCACACGATCATGACCGGCGGCGCGACCCCGGCGCAGATCGGCGGGTTCCTGGTGGGCCTGCGGATGAAGGGCGAAACCGTCGCAGAGATTGCCGCCGCCGCGCGGGTCATGCGCGAACTCGCGACGCCGGTGGTCGTTGCCAATCGTGCGCATCTCGTGGACACCTGCGGTACCGGTGGCGATGGTGCGCGCATGTTCAACGTTTCCACGGCCGCGGCCTTTGTCGCGGCCGCGGGCGGGGCGCGTGTGGCGAAGCACGGTAACCGTTCGATCTCCAGTCGCTCGGGCAGCGCGGACGTGCTGGAGGCCGCCGGCGTTCGACTTGATCTGACGCCCGAACAGGTCGCCGCCTGCATCGACGAGGTCGGCGTCGGATTCATGTTCGCCCCCGCGCATCACGGCGCGATGAAGCACGCGATCGGGCCGCGGCGCGAAATGGCGGTGCGCACGGTGTTCAATCTGCTCGGCCCGCTGACGAACCCGGCCGGGGCGCCGAACCAGGTGCTCGGGGTGTTCGATGCGCGCTGGCTGGAGCCGATGGCCGAGGTGCTGCGGGAACTGGGCAGCCGCCATGTGCTGGTCGTGCATTCCGACGACGGGCTCGATGAGATTTCCGTCGGTGCCACGACCGAAGTCGCGGAACTTCGCGGTGGCGAGATCCGTCGTTATCGGATCGAACCGGAGGCTTTCGGCTGCACCCGGGCCGATATTGCACAGCTCGCCGTCGACGATGCGCAGCAGAGTCTTGCGCGCATCCGTGCGGTGTTCGATGGCGAGCCGGGTGCGGCGGCCGACATCGTCGCGCTGAATGCCGGTGCCGCGCTGTATGTCGCCGGGCTTGCCGATGACCATGCAGCCGGCGTGAAGCGGGCGCGCGAACTCACCGCGAACGGCGCGGCACGCGAGTGTCTCGGCCGGCTCGTGGCGTTTTCCGGCGCGCAGTGA
- the trpC gene encoding indole-3-glycerol phosphate synthase TrpC, translating into MRADTPDILKRILRRKLEEIAERSAQVSLQALMERIDTVPARGFVEAIRARVASGGPAVIAEIKKASPSKGVLRADFHPAEIARDYAAHGATCLSVLTDADFFQGSEDYLRRARAACGLPVIRKDFIIDPYQVYESRAIGADCILLIVAALGDVQLRELARMAADLGLDVLVEVHDVEELERALALDVALIGINNRDLRTFDVRLETTLAMLERMPADRIVVTESGIHAREDVARMRAAGVQAFLVGEAFMRAASPGAELERLFG; encoded by the coding sequence GTGCGCGCGGACACGCCGGATATCCTCAAGCGCATTCTGCGCCGCAAGCTCGAGGAGATTGCCGAGCGCAGCGCACAGGTCAGCCTGCAAGCGCTGATGGAACGCATCGACACGGTTCCCGCGCGCGGCTTCGTCGAGGCGATCCGCGCGCGTGTTGCGAGCGGTGGACCGGCCGTCATCGCCGAGATCAAGAAGGCCTCGCCAAGCAAGGGCGTGCTGCGTGCGGACTTCCATCCGGCCGAGATCGCGCGCGACTACGCGGCACATGGCGCGACCTGTCTGTCGGTGCTGACCGACGCGGATTTTTTCCAGGGCAGCGAGGACTACCTGCGCCGCGCGCGCGCGGCATGCGGGCTGCCGGTGATCCGCAAGGATTTCATCATCGATCCCTATCAGGTGTATGAATCGCGCGCGATCGGCGCGGACTGCATCCTGCTGATCGTCGCCGCACTCGGCGATGTCCAGCTGCGCGAACTGGCGCGCATGGCCGCTGATCTGGGGCTGGACGTGCTCGTCGAGGTCCACGATGTGGAAGAACTCGAACGTGCGCTGGCGCTGGATGTGGCGCTGATCGGCATCAACAATCGGGATCTGCGCACGTTTGACGTGCGCCTTGAAACGACGCTGGCGATGCTCGAACGGATGCCCGCGGATCGAATCGTCGTGACCGAGAGCGGCATCCATGCCCGCGAAGATGTCGCGCGCATGCGCGCCGCGGGTGTGCAGGCGTTTCTGGTGGGCGAGGCGTTCATGCGTGCGGCCTCGCCTGGCGCGGAACTCGAACGGCTGTTCGGCTGA
- the crp gene encoding cAMP-activated global transcriptional regulator CRP: MAIVTPVDPKPFVGPLLAYCHRKNYPAKTDIIRPGDPPDTLYYIVDGSVTVIIEDEDGNELVLAYLNAGDFIGEMGLFSKQDSRGALVRTRVKSEIAEISYRKLLQLFDSGLREVREDLLFAIGAQLTKRLLETSRKVRDLAFVDVSGRVARTLLQLSKQPDAITHPEGMQIRITRQELARIVGCSREMVGRVLKNLEGDGMVACSGKTMVVRTRRTDED; encoded by the coding sequence ATCGCCATCGTCACGCCCGTAGACCCGAAGCCATTCGTCGGGCCGCTGCTTGCCTACTGCCACCGCAAGAACTACCCGGCGAAGACGGACATCATCCGCCCCGGCGATCCGCCGGACACGCTTTATTACATTGTCGACGGATCGGTCACCGTCATCATCGAGGATGAAGACGGCAACGAGCTGGTGCTTGCCTACCTGAACGCGGGTGATTTCATCGGCGAGATGGGCCTGTTTTCCAAACAGGACTCGCGCGGCGCGCTGGTGCGCACCCGTGTGAAGAGCGAAATCGCCGAAATCAGCTACCGCAAGCTCCTGCAACTGTTCGACAGCGGCCTGCGCGAGGTGCGCGAGGACCTGCTGTTCGCCATCGGCGCCCAGCTCACCAAGCGCCTGCTGGAGACCTCGCGCAAGGTTCGTGACCTGGCGTTCGTGGACGTGTCCGGACGGGTCGCGCGCACGCTGCTGCAGCTGTCGAAACAGCCGGACGCGATCACGCATCCCGAGGGCATGCAGATCCGCATCACGCGCCAGGAACTTGCGCGAATCGTCGGGTGCTCGCGCGAAATGGTCGGCCGGGTCCTCAAGAACCTGGAGGGCGACGGCATGGTCGCGTGCAGCGGCAAGACCATGGTCGTGCGCACGCGCCGCACCGACGAAGACTGA
- a CDS encoding OsmC family protein, with the protein MKASVRWVEGASFIAESGSGHALVLDGAAEFGGRNIGPRPMEMLLLGLGGCTAFDVVYILQRGRHQVRDCSVEIEAERAEEPPKVFTRIHVHFRVSGEGLDAKAVERAVHLSAEKYCSASIMLGKTAEITHDFELVDP; encoded by the coding sequence ATGAAAGCATCGGTGCGTTGGGTCGAGGGCGCGAGCTTCATCGCCGAGAGTGGTTCGGGTCATGCGCTCGTGCTCGATGGCGCCGCCGAGTTCGGTGGCCGCAACATCGGCCCGCGGCCGATGGAGATGCTGCTGCTCGGGCTGGGCGGATGCACCGCGTTCGATGTCGTCTACATCCTGCAACGCGGGCGCCACCAGGTTCGGGATTGCAGCGTGGAGATCGAGGCCGAGCGTGCCGAGGAGCCGCCAAAGGTCTTCACGCGGATTCATGTGCACTTTCGCGTGAGTGGCGAGGGCCTTGATGCCAAGGCGGTCGAGCGGGCCGTGCACCTGTCCGCCGAGAAGTACTGCTCTGCGTCGATCATGCTCGGCAAGACCGCCGAGATCACGCATGACTTTGAACTGGTCGATCCATGA